From Halorientalis litorea:
CGCACGAGAGGAGGTCACGCTCCAACATCTCGAACCCGGCGGCGCGCATCGCCGCAACCGAGTGTTCGACGTTCTCGTGGTCGGTGTCGTGGAACAGCATGCCGTTGTCGTGGAGGAACTCGATGGCCCCCTCGAAGTCGCCACCGTCCAGCCACTGTGTCACTGCCTCGCCCATCACGAACTTCGCGGCGGTGCAGAGGAGGACGGCACCGTCGGGTTCGAAGTCGTGTTCCACGAGACACCACTGGAGGGTCGCTCCGCCCATCGAGTGTCCGACGGCGACGGAGACGCCCGTCTCCGCCGCGACTGCCACGACATCGCGCGCGTATGCGTCGATGGTATCTATCCCGGGACCAGTGTCCACGTCCTCGGACCCCTCCCGGCCGCTCAGGTCCACGGCCACGACGGGCGTCTCCGCGGCCCGTTCGAACTGCTCGGCCCAACAGCGGTGCGTCTGGCCCGCGCCGTGCACGAGCAGTATCGGGTCGGCACCGTCCGTGTCCCCCACGGCTCTGTACGTCGTCGTTCGCCCGTCGTGTGTCACCGTTTCCGTCCGCATACCCACCGATAGCCCCGACAGCGATATAAACGCCGACCGTCCCGGAAACCGAGAGGATAAACCGTGAACCGCTTGCGTACCGTCTATACCCAATCCGACCGCCCTATTGCGGTCCTTCGGCGTTAGGTTTATATACTTTGACGACTAACTTAGAGTTAGTATGACTGGACAAGAGCGGTTTGTCGAAGA
This genomic window contains:
- a CDS encoding alpha/beta fold hydrolase, which codes for MRTETVTHDGRTTTYRAVGDTDGADPILLVHGAGQTHRCWAEQFERAAETPVVAVDLSGREGSEDVDTGPGIDTIDAYARDVVAVAAETGVSVAVGHSMGGATLQWCLVEHDFEPDGAVLLCTAAKFVMGEAVTQWLDGGDFEGAIEFLHDNGMLFHDTDHENVEHSVAAMRAAGFEMLERDLLSCGHFDVRDRLGEITTPTLAITAEHDMLTPPSFGEYLGENVPGATHAEIDESGHMAMLERPAAFETLLTEFHESVTGDR